The Phyllopteryx taeniolatus isolate TA_2022b chromosome 17, UOR_Ptae_1.2, whole genome shotgun sequence genome window below encodes:
- the LOC133466788 gene encoding multidrug and toxin extrusion protein 1-like isoform X3 — protein MTRFTLRLPEPYKRETLLLLKLAGPVFISQLMSFLISFVSLVFCGHLGKTELAGVALAVAVINVTGISIGSGLASACDTLISQTYGGGNLKLVGVILQRGILILLLSCFPCWAVMLNTQPLLLAVGQSTDIARVAGVLEPIPAVIGQEAGLSQLYVNIFMPALPAAFMYQLQGRYLQNQGIMWPQVISGAACNVFNAIINYVFLGVLELGVAGSAAANTISQYSLMVFLFVYMNARGLHKATWDGWSLDSLREWGPFLRLAVPSMLMMCLEWWLYEIASILAGLISEVELGAESILYQLAVMVFMLPTGFSVAASICVGNALGGGNTERAKLCGKVSVTCALVVSCFTGAFLAISRNVIAYIFTTDKEIVAKVANVLKMYSVSHVGDSLAAVMGGIVRGAGKQMVGAACSLVGYYMVGFPIGVSLMLPVNMGIFGLWAGFLVCVVLQALFYTVYLCKLNWKKATVEALLRAGVHVRQEDKIFVIDNTACEQQMSTPASNPLSPEQSGSDETVPLSIRQLVLRRGLAVLVMVATLAAGVFVSELLVTLQLD, from the exons ATGACCCGCTTCACCCTGCGGCTGCCCGAGCCGTACAAGAGGGAAACGTTGCTCTTGTTGAAGCTGGCTGGCCCGGTG ttcATTTCTCAGCTGATGAGCTTCCTGATCAGCTTCGTCAGCCTGGTGTTCTGCGGCCATCTGGGAAAAACAGAGTTGGCCGGTGTGGCCTTAGCAGTAGCA GTGATAAACGTCACGGGCATTTCCATCGGCAGCGGCCTGGCGTCGGCATGTGACACACTCATATCTCAG ACGTACGGCGGCGGCAACCTGAAGCTGGTGGGCGTGATCCTGCAGAGGGGCATCCTCATCCTGCTGCTGTCCTGCTTCCCCTGCTGGGCCGTAATGCTCAACACGCAGCCCCTCCTGCTGGCCGTCGGCCAGAGTACCGACATCGCCAG ggtcgcgggcgttctggagcctatcccagctgtcatcgggcaggaggcggg GCTCTCTCAGCTCTACGTCAACATCTTCATGCCGGCTTTACCC GCTGCCTTCATGTACCAGCTGCAGGGGAGGTATCTTCAGAATCAG GGCATCATGTGGCCTCAGGTGATATCCGGAGCCGCCTGCAACGTTTTCAATGCAATCATCAACTACGTCTTCCTGGGAGTGTTGGAGCTGGGGGTGGC TGGATCGGCTGCCGCTAACACCATCTCGCAGTACTCCTTGATGGTGTTTTTGTTCGTGTACATGAACGCCAGGGGTCTTCACAAAGCCACGTGGGACG GTTGGTCGCTGGACAGCTTGCGTGAGTGGGGTCCCTTCCTGCGTCTGGCGGTGCCCAGCATGCTGATGATGTGTCTGGAGTGGTGGCTCTACGAGATCGCCAGCATCCTGGCGGGTTTGATCAGCGAGGTGGAACTGGGAGCCGAGTCCATCCTGTACCAGCTGGCCGTCATGGTCTTTATG CTCCCGACGGGCTTCTCCGTGGCAGCCAGCATTTGCGTGGGGAACGCTCTTGGAGGCGGGAACACTGAGCGGGCCAAGCTCTGCGGGAAGGTGTCCGTCACCTGTGCGC TGGTGGTCTCGTGTTTCACTGGAGCATTCCTTGCCATATCCCGCAACGTCATCGCTTACATTTTCACCACAGACAA AGAAATCGTGGCAAAGGTGGCAAATGTTTTGAAGATGTACAGCGTCAGCCACGTGGGTGACTCCTTGGCA GCCGTGATGGGAGGAATCGTCCGGGGTGCTGGGAAGCAAATGGTGGGCGCGGCGTGCAGCTTGGTGGGCTACTACATGGTGGGCTTCCCCATCGGAGTGTCACTCATGTTACCCGTCAACATGGGCATCTTCG GACTGTGGGCGGGTTTCCTTGTTTGCGTGGTCCTGCAAGCACTCTTCTACACCGTCTATTTGTGCAAGCTCAACTGGAAAAAAGCCACGGTGGAG GCGCTGCTCCGCGCTGGAGTCCATGTTAGACaagaagacaagatatttgtcATAGACAACACAG CATGTGAACAGCAGATGAGTACCCCTGCATCCAATCCTTTGAGTCCGGAACAATCCGGGTCGGACGAAACGGTCCCGCTGTCAATCCGGCAACTAGTATTACGCCGCGGCCTAGCAGTGCTTGTCATGGTCGCCACCCTCGCCGCCGGAGTGTTTGTCAGCGAGCTGCTGGTCACGCTGCAATTGGACTGA
- the LOC133466788 gene encoding multidrug and toxin extrusion protein 1-like isoform X2 yields the protein MTRFTLRLPEPYKRETLLLLKLAGPVHQRSCRASQKNSHTAFRALSCTFISQLMSFLISFVSLVFCGHLGKTELAGVALAVAVINVTGISIGSGLASACDTLISQTYGGGNLKLVGVILQRGILILLLSCFPCWAVMLNTQPLLLAVGQSTDIARLSQLYVNIFMPALPAAFMYQLQGRYLQNQGIMWPQVISGAACNVFNAIINYVFLGVLELGVAGSAAANTISQYSLMVFLFVYMNARGLHKATWDGWSLDSLREWGPFLRLAVPSMLMMCLEWWLYEIASILAGLISEVELGAESILYQLAVMVFMLPTGFSVAASICVGNALGGGNTERAKLCGKVSVTCALVVSCFTGAFLAISRNVIAYIFTTDKEIVAKVANVLKMYSVSHVGDSLAAVMGGIVRGAGKQMVGAACSLVGYYMVGFPIGVSLMLPVNMGIFGLWAGFLVCVVLQALFYTVYLCKLNWKKATVEALLRAGVHVRQEDKIFVIDNTACEQQMSTPASNPLSPEQSGSDETVPLSIRQLVLRRGLAVLVMVATLAAGVFVSELLVTLQLD from the exons ATGACCCGCTTCACCCTGCGGCTGCCCGAGCCGTACAAGAGGGAAACGTTGCTCTTGTTGAAGCTGGCTGGCCCGGTG CATCAACGCAGCTGCCGCGCAAGTCAGAAAAACTCGCATACTGCATTCCGCGCTCTGTCATGTACA ttcATTTCTCAGCTGATGAGCTTCCTGATCAGCTTCGTCAGCCTGGTGTTCTGCGGCCATCTGGGAAAAACAGAGTTGGCCGGTGTGGCCTTAGCAGTAGCA GTGATAAACGTCACGGGCATTTCCATCGGCAGCGGCCTGGCGTCGGCATGTGACACACTCATATCTCAG ACGTACGGCGGCGGCAACCTGAAGCTGGTGGGCGTGATCCTGCAGAGGGGCATCCTCATCCTGCTGCTGTCCTGCTTCCCCTGCTGGGCCGTAATGCTCAACACGCAGCCCCTCCTGCTGGCCGTCGGCCAGAGTACCGACATCGCCAG GCTCTCTCAGCTCTACGTCAACATCTTCATGCCGGCTTTACCC GCTGCCTTCATGTACCAGCTGCAGGGGAGGTATCTTCAGAATCAG GGCATCATGTGGCCTCAGGTGATATCCGGAGCCGCCTGCAACGTTTTCAATGCAATCATCAACTACGTCTTCCTGGGAGTGTTGGAGCTGGGGGTGGC TGGATCGGCTGCCGCTAACACCATCTCGCAGTACTCCTTGATGGTGTTTTTGTTCGTGTACATGAACGCCAGGGGTCTTCACAAAGCCACGTGGGACG GTTGGTCGCTGGACAGCTTGCGTGAGTGGGGTCCCTTCCTGCGTCTGGCGGTGCCCAGCATGCTGATGATGTGTCTGGAGTGGTGGCTCTACGAGATCGCCAGCATCCTGGCGGGTTTGATCAGCGAGGTGGAACTGGGAGCCGAGTCCATCCTGTACCAGCTGGCCGTCATGGTCTTTATG CTCCCGACGGGCTTCTCCGTGGCAGCCAGCATTTGCGTGGGGAACGCTCTTGGAGGCGGGAACACTGAGCGGGCCAAGCTCTGCGGGAAGGTGTCCGTCACCTGTGCGC TGGTGGTCTCGTGTTTCACTGGAGCATTCCTTGCCATATCCCGCAACGTCATCGCTTACATTTTCACCACAGACAA AGAAATCGTGGCAAAGGTGGCAAATGTTTTGAAGATGTACAGCGTCAGCCACGTGGGTGACTCCTTGGCA GCCGTGATGGGAGGAATCGTCCGGGGTGCTGGGAAGCAAATGGTGGGCGCGGCGTGCAGCTTGGTGGGCTACTACATGGTGGGCTTCCCCATCGGAGTGTCACTCATGTTACCCGTCAACATGGGCATCTTCG GACTGTGGGCGGGTTTCCTTGTTTGCGTGGTCCTGCAAGCACTCTTCTACACCGTCTATTTGTGCAAGCTCAACTGGAAAAAAGCCACGGTGGAG GCGCTGCTCCGCGCTGGAGTCCATGTTAGACaagaagacaagatatttgtcATAGACAACACAG CATGTGAACAGCAGATGAGTACCCCTGCATCCAATCCTTTGAGTCCGGAACAATCCGGGTCGGACGAAACGGTCCCGCTGTCAATCCGGCAACTAGTATTACGCCGCGGCCTAGCAGTGCTTGTCATGGTCGCCACCCTCGCCGCCGGAGTGTTTGTCAGCGAGCTGCTGGTCACGCTGCAATTGGACTGA
- the LOC133466788 gene encoding multidrug and toxin extrusion protein 1-like isoform X1 has protein sequence MTRFTLRLPEPYKRETLLLLKLAGPVHQRSCRASQKNSHTAFRALSCTFISQLMSFLISFVSLVFCGHLGKTELAGVALAVAVINVTGISIGSGLASACDTLISQTYGGGNLKLVGVILQRGILILLLSCFPCWAVMLNTQPLLLAVGQSTDIARVAGVLEPIPAVIGQEAGLSQLYVNIFMPALPAAFMYQLQGRYLQNQGIMWPQVISGAACNVFNAIINYVFLGVLELGVAGSAAANTISQYSLMVFLFVYMNARGLHKATWDGWSLDSLREWGPFLRLAVPSMLMMCLEWWLYEIASILAGLISEVELGAESILYQLAVMVFMLPTGFSVAASICVGNALGGGNTERAKLCGKVSVTCALVVSCFTGAFLAISRNVIAYIFTTDKEIVAKVANVLKMYSVSHVGDSLAAVMGGIVRGAGKQMVGAACSLVGYYMVGFPIGVSLMLPVNMGIFGLWAGFLVCVVLQALFYTVYLCKLNWKKATVEALLRAGVHVRQEDKIFVIDNTACEQQMSTPASNPLSPEQSGSDETVPLSIRQLVLRRGLAVLVMVATLAAGVFVSELLVTLQLD, from the exons ATGACCCGCTTCACCCTGCGGCTGCCCGAGCCGTACAAGAGGGAAACGTTGCTCTTGTTGAAGCTGGCTGGCCCGGTG CATCAACGCAGCTGCCGCGCAAGTCAGAAAAACTCGCATACTGCATTCCGCGCTCTGTCATGTACA ttcATTTCTCAGCTGATGAGCTTCCTGATCAGCTTCGTCAGCCTGGTGTTCTGCGGCCATCTGGGAAAAACAGAGTTGGCCGGTGTGGCCTTAGCAGTAGCA GTGATAAACGTCACGGGCATTTCCATCGGCAGCGGCCTGGCGTCGGCATGTGACACACTCATATCTCAG ACGTACGGCGGCGGCAACCTGAAGCTGGTGGGCGTGATCCTGCAGAGGGGCATCCTCATCCTGCTGCTGTCCTGCTTCCCCTGCTGGGCCGTAATGCTCAACACGCAGCCCCTCCTGCTGGCCGTCGGCCAGAGTACCGACATCGCCAG ggtcgcgggcgttctggagcctatcccagctgtcatcgggcaggaggcggg GCTCTCTCAGCTCTACGTCAACATCTTCATGCCGGCTTTACCC GCTGCCTTCATGTACCAGCTGCAGGGGAGGTATCTTCAGAATCAG GGCATCATGTGGCCTCAGGTGATATCCGGAGCCGCCTGCAACGTTTTCAATGCAATCATCAACTACGTCTTCCTGGGAGTGTTGGAGCTGGGGGTGGC TGGATCGGCTGCCGCTAACACCATCTCGCAGTACTCCTTGATGGTGTTTTTGTTCGTGTACATGAACGCCAGGGGTCTTCACAAAGCCACGTGGGACG GTTGGTCGCTGGACAGCTTGCGTGAGTGGGGTCCCTTCCTGCGTCTGGCGGTGCCCAGCATGCTGATGATGTGTCTGGAGTGGTGGCTCTACGAGATCGCCAGCATCCTGGCGGGTTTGATCAGCGAGGTGGAACTGGGAGCCGAGTCCATCCTGTACCAGCTGGCCGTCATGGTCTTTATG CTCCCGACGGGCTTCTCCGTGGCAGCCAGCATTTGCGTGGGGAACGCTCTTGGAGGCGGGAACACTGAGCGGGCCAAGCTCTGCGGGAAGGTGTCCGTCACCTGTGCGC TGGTGGTCTCGTGTTTCACTGGAGCATTCCTTGCCATATCCCGCAACGTCATCGCTTACATTTTCACCACAGACAA AGAAATCGTGGCAAAGGTGGCAAATGTTTTGAAGATGTACAGCGTCAGCCACGTGGGTGACTCCTTGGCA GCCGTGATGGGAGGAATCGTCCGGGGTGCTGGGAAGCAAATGGTGGGCGCGGCGTGCAGCTTGGTGGGCTACTACATGGTGGGCTTCCCCATCGGAGTGTCACTCATGTTACCCGTCAACATGGGCATCTTCG GACTGTGGGCGGGTTTCCTTGTTTGCGTGGTCCTGCAAGCACTCTTCTACACCGTCTATTTGTGCAAGCTCAACTGGAAAAAAGCCACGGTGGAG GCGCTGCTCCGCGCTGGAGTCCATGTTAGACaagaagacaagatatttgtcATAGACAACACAG CATGTGAACAGCAGATGAGTACCCCTGCATCCAATCCTTTGAGTCCGGAACAATCCGGGTCGGACGAAACGGTCCCGCTGTCAATCCGGCAACTAGTATTACGCCGCGGCCTAGCAGTGCTTGTCATGGTCGCCACCCTCGCCGCCGGAGTGTTTGTCAGCGAGCTGCTGGTCACGCTGCAATTGGACTGA
- the LOC133466788 gene encoding multidrug and toxin extrusion protein 1-like isoform X4 — MTRFTLRLPEPYKRETLLLLKLAGPVFISQLMSFLISFVSLVFCGHLGKTELAGVALAVAVINVTGISIGSGLASACDTLISQTYGGGNLKLVGVILQRGILILLLSCFPCWAVMLNTQPLLLAVGQSTDIARLSQLYVNIFMPALPAAFMYQLQGRYLQNQGIMWPQVISGAACNVFNAIINYVFLGVLELGVAGSAAANTISQYSLMVFLFVYMNARGLHKATWDGWSLDSLREWGPFLRLAVPSMLMMCLEWWLYEIASILAGLISEVELGAESILYQLAVMVFMLPTGFSVAASICVGNALGGGNTERAKLCGKVSVTCALVVSCFTGAFLAISRNVIAYIFTTDKEIVAKVANVLKMYSVSHVGDSLAAVMGGIVRGAGKQMVGAACSLVGYYMVGFPIGVSLMLPVNMGIFGLWAGFLVCVVLQALFYTVYLCKLNWKKATVEALLRAGVHVRQEDKIFVIDNTACEQQMSTPASNPLSPEQSGSDETVPLSIRQLVLRRGLAVLVMVATLAAGVFVSELLVTLQLD; from the exons ATGACCCGCTTCACCCTGCGGCTGCCCGAGCCGTACAAGAGGGAAACGTTGCTCTTGTTGAAGCTGGCTGGCCCGGTG ttcATTTCTCAGCTGATGAGCTTCCTGATCAGCTTCGTCAGCCTGGTGTTCTGCGGCCATCTGGGAAAAACAGAGTTGGCCGGTGTGGCCTTAGCAGTAGCA GTGATAAACGTCACGGGCATTTCCATCGGCAGCGGCCTGGCGTCGGCATGTGACACACTCATATCTCAG ACGTACGGCGGCGGCAACCTGAAGCTGGTGGGCGTGATCCTGCAGAGGGGCATCCTCATCCTGCTGCTGTCCTGCTTCCCCTGCTGGGCCGTAATGCTCAACACGCAGCCCCTCCTGCTGGCCGTCGGCCAGAGTACCGACATCGCCAG GCTCTCTCAGCTCTACGTCAACATCTTCATGCCGGCTTTACCC GCTGCCTTCATGTACCAGCTGCAGGGGAGGTATCTTCAGAATCAG GGCATCATGTGGCCTCAGGTGATATCCGGAGCCGCCTGCAACGTTTTCAATGCAATCATCAACTACGTCTTCCTGGGAGTGTTGGAGCTGGGGGTGGC TGGATCGGCTGCCGCTAACACCATCTCGCAGTACTCCTTGATGGTGTTTTTGTTCGTGTACATGAACGCCAGGGGTCTTCACAAAGCCACGTGGGACG GTTGGTCGCTGGACAGCTTGCGTGAGTGGGGTCCCTTCCTGCGTCTGGCGGTGCCCAGCATGCTGATGATGTGTCTGGAGTGGTGGCTCTACGAGATCGCCAGCATCCTGGCGGGTTTGATCAGCGAGGTGGAACTGGGAGCCGAGTCCATCCTGTACCAGCTGGCCGTCATGGTCTTTATG CTCCCGACGGGCTTCTCCGTGGCAGCCAGCATTTGCGTGGGGAACGCTCTTGGAGGCGGGAACACTGAGCGGGCCAAGCTCTGCGGGAAGGTGTCCGTCACCTGTGCGC TGGTGGTCTCGTGTTTCACTGGAGCATTCCTTGCCATATCCCGCAACGTCATCGCTTACATTTTCACCACAGACAA AGAAATCGTGGCAAAGGTGGCAAATGTTTTGAAGATGTACAGCGTCAGCCACGTGGGTGACTCCTTGGCA GCCGTGATGGGAGGAATCGTCCGGGGTGCTGGGAAGCAAATGGTGGGCGCGGCGTGCAGCTTGGTGGGCTACTACATGGTGGGCTTCCCCATCGGAGTGTCACTCATGTTACCCGTCAACATGGGCATCTTCG GACTGTGGGCGGGTTTCCTTGTTTGCGTGGTCCTGCAAGCACTCTTCTACACCGTCTATTTGTGCAAGCTCAACTGGAAAAAAGCCACGGTGGAG GCGCTGCTCCGCGCTGGAGTCCATGTTAGACaagaagacaagatatttgtcATAGACAACACAG CATGTGAACAGCAGATGAGTACCCCTGCATCCAATCCTTTGAGTCCGGAACAATCCGGGTCGGACGAAACGGTCCCGCTGTCAATCCGGCAACTAGTATTACGCCGCGGCCTAGCAGTGCTTGTCATGGTCGCCACCCTCGCCGCCGGAGTGTTTGTCAGCGAGCTGCTGGTCACGCTGCAATTGGACTGA